The following proteins are co-located in the Solanum pennellii chromosome 1, SPENNV200 genome:
- the LOC107013128 gene encoding probable 6-phosphogluconolactonase 2, whose protein sequence is MAFSGSKEDGREVKIYEYLDELSTDLADYISELSEASVKERGVFAIALSGGSLISLITKLCEVPYSKTVDWSKWYIFWVDERVVAKNHVDSNYKLAKDVFLSKVPIVPSHVHSINDTVTAEKAAEDYEFVIRQLVRTRVISVSDVSDCPKFDLILLGMGPDGHIASLFPDHSILDEKDEWVTFVTDSPKPPPERITFTLPVINSASNVAVVVTGSSKAEAAHLAIDDVGPDVPSSPAKMVQPNKGKLVWYLDKAAASKLDCTKFSE, encoded by the exons ATGGCTTTTTCGGGATCTAAAGAAGATGGAAGAGAGGTGAAGATTTACGAGTATTTGGATGAACTAAGCACTGATCTAGCAGACTATATTTCAGAACTCTCCGAAGCTTCTGTGAAAGAGAGGGGAGTATTTGCCATCGCGTTATCTGGTGGATCACTCATTAGCTTAATTAC AAAACTATGTGAAGTCCCTTACAGCAAGACTGTTGATTGGTCCAAATGGTATATATTTTGGGTGGACGAACGTGTTGTGGCGAAGAATCATGTTGATAGTAATTACAAGCTCGCCAAAGATGTTTTTTTGTCTAAG GTCCCTATAGTTCCAAGCCATGTACATTCGATTAACGACACAGTGACAGCTGAGAAGGCTGCTGAAGACTATGAGTTTGTAATTAGACAGCTAGTAAGGACTCGTGTAATCAGCGTTTCAGACGTTAGTGACTGCCCCAAGTTTGACCTCATCTTACTCGGGATGGGACCTGACGGTCACATTGCATCTCTATTCCCTGATCACTCCATACTCGATGAGAAAGACGAGTGGGTAACTTTTGTTACCGACTCACCTAAGCCTCCTCCGGAGAGGATTACTTTTACTTTGCCTGTCATTAACTCTGCTTCTAATGTGGCTGTGGTTGTAACTGGAAGCAGCAAAGCAGAGGCTGCACATTTGGCAATTGATGATGTCGGACCTGACGTTCCGTCATCGCCTGCAAAGATGGTCCAGCCAAATAAAGGGAAATTAGTATGGTATCTGGATAAAGCAGCTGCCTCAAAACTAGATTGCACAAAATTTTCAGAGTAG